The sequence GGTGATTGCTCCCCGACAAGCGGGTTGAGCTGCGGCGAATGGGCCGTTCCGGCGAAAATTTCGCGGTTCCAGAGTGGTTCTACCGGAAATTTACTCGACAGTAGACACTTACGCTGCAGATCGTCTCTGCGCTAGAGGGATGATCGGACGATTTCGGCCGTCCGAGGTTCCAGGGGGTTGTCGACTCTTTGGCCTGACCCTGATCGATGCCCTTCCAGCCGGGAAATCGAGCCTTATTCTGCTTCCAATGTGAAGTCCTGGGGGGATCAATGATCACATTGGTTGGTTGCTGCGTGCCTGCCGTCGGTGGGGAAGCGCCCACCCCCTGACATGCCACAACCGATGATCGTCAATCGTTTCGGTGCGGTCGCGGCACGCCACGAGGATCGTCCGGCCCTGCTCGGCGAGACCCAGGACGTCAGCTACGGCGAACTGGCCGGCGTGGCCGGTGGGCATGCGGCCGCGTTCGTCGCCGCCGGCGTCCGACCCGGCGACCGGATCGCTCTGCTCACCGCGCACGGCGCCCCGACGGTCGCGGCGCTCCTGGGCGCCCTCGCCGCCGGCTGCGCGTACGTGCCGTGCGACCCGGGCTTCCCGGTCGACCGGCTGCGCCACATGCTCGCCGCCGCCGGGGTCGGTGCGATCGCCTGCGCGGCCGAGCACCGGGGGCTGGCCGACGCGCTCGCCGACGGCCGAGCCGTGGTGCCGCTGGACGCCGTGCCGCCCGCCCCGCTGCGGCCGGTCGCGGTCGACCCGGACGCGCTCGCGTACGTGCTGTTCACCTCGGGCTCCACGGGTGTGCCCAAGGCGGTCGGGCAGACCCACCGCAACCTGGCGCACGTCGTGGACAACCAGATCGCGGCGCTGGCCGTCGCGCCGGACGACCGGCTCAGCCTGCTCGCCTCGTTCAGCTTCGACGCGGCCATCCCGGATCTGTACCCGGCGCTGCTCACCGGCGCCGCCGTGGTCCCGGTCGACCTGCGCCGGCAGGGGCTCGCGTACGCGGTGGACCAGCTCGACCGGCACCGGGCGACCGTGCTGCACTGCACGCCCACCGTCTACCGGCACCTGCTCGACACCCTGGGCGAGCGGCGGCTGGCGGCGGTCCGCGTGGTGCTGCTCGGCGGCGAGCAGGCCACCTGGGCCGATGCGCTCCGTGGCCGGGACCGGTTCGCCCCCGACTGCGAGCTGGTCAACGGGTACGGCGCGACCGAGATGACGTTCGTCGCCCGGTACCGGGCCCGCCTGTCCGAGGTGGACGACGTTGCCACCGGGCCGCTGCCGATCGGCACCCCGTTCCCCGGCTACGAGGTGCGCCTCGCACCCGACACCGACGAGATCGTGGTGCGCAGCCCGCATCTCGCCCCCGGCTACCTCAACCAGGACAGTGACCGGTTCGGTGTGGACGCCGACGGGGTGCGCACGTACCGCACGGGCGACCTGGGCCGGCGGCTACCCGGCGGCGACCTGGTCTGCCTCGGCCGGCTCGACCGGCAGGTCAAGGTGCGCGGCCACCGGGTCGAGCTGACCGAGATCGAGGCGGTGCTCGCCGCCCAACCCGGGGTGGCCGGCGTACGCGCCATCGCCCGCGACGGCGAGCTGCTGGCGTACGCCCGTCCGGCCGACGGGATCCGGCCGGACGGCGCGTCGCTGCGGGCCGCCCTCGCCGCGGCGCTGCCCGGCTACGCCCTGCCCCGCGCGGTGGTGGTGCTCGACGAGTTCCCGCTCACCGTCACCGGCAAGGTGGACGAGCGGGCGCTGCCCGACCCGGACGGCCCGGTGCCGGCCGGCGAGGCACCGGCCACCGACACCGAGCGGATCGTGCACGACATCTGGTGCGCGGTGCTCGGCCGGGACGCCGTCGGCCGCACCGCCAGCTTCTTCGACGTGGGCGGGCAGTCGCTGCTGCTGGGCCAGGTGCAGCAGCGGCTGGCCGAGCGGTTCGGGGTGCGGCTGCCGATGCTGCGCCTCTTCGACCACCCGACGGTGGCCGGCCAGGCGGCGCTGGTCGACGCCCCGGCCGAGGCGGTCCGGGCGCCGGTGCGTCCCGCCCCGGCCGAGGCGGTCCGGGCGCCGGTGCTGCCCGGCCCGGCCGCTCTGGCCGCCCCGGCCGAGGCGGCGCGGGAGTACACCGGCGACGAGATCGCCGTGGTCGGGCTCGCCGGGCGCTTCCCCGGCGCCCCCGACGTGGCCACCTTCTGGTGGAACCTGTGCACCGGCGTCGACGCCATCCACGACCACACGGACGAGGAGCTGGCCGTCCTCGGCATCGGGCCGGGGCTGCGGAACGACCCGCGGCACGTGCGGGCGACCGGCCGGCTCGACGGGGTGGCCGACTTCGACGCCGAGCTCTTCTCCTTCGGCGCCGACGAGGCCGCCCGCACCGACCCCCAGCACCGGCTGTTCCTGGAGGCCGCCTGGGAGGCCCTCGAGGACGCCGGGCACGACCCGCAGCGGTTCCCCGGCCTGGTCGGCGTCTACTTGGCCACCTCCGCCAACCGCTACTTCCTCTTCCACCTGATGGACAACCCGGCCGTCGTCGGCGACGTGGACCCGGACGACTGGGAGGCCCGGCTGGTCGGGCGGCAGTTCACCGACCACCTGCCCGGGCAGGTCGCGTACCGGCTGGGGCTGACCGGGCCGGCCCTGGCCGTGCAGAGCGCCTGCTCCAGCTCGCTGGTCGCGGTCTGCGTCGCCGCGCAGAGCCTCGCCGACTATCAGTGCGACATCGCCCTGGCCGGCGGCGTCAGCGTCACCTGGCCCCGGCACCGGCACACCCCGGGCGGCATGGCCTCCCCGGACGGCCGCTGCCGCGCCTTCGACGAGGGCGCCAACGGGTCCGGCTTCGGCTCCGGGGTCGGGGTCGTCGCGCTGCGCCGGCTCGCCGACGCCCAGGCCGACGGGGACCGGATCTACGCCGTCCTGCCCGGCTGGGCGGTCACCAACGACGGCCCGGACCGGGCCGGCTTCGCCGTACCCGGCCCGGCCGGGCAGGCCGCCGCGGTCGCGAACGCCCTCGCCGCCGCCGAGGTCGCCCCCGGCGAGGTCCGGTTCGTCGAGGGCCACGGGAGCGGCACCCCGCTCGGCGACGCCATCGAGGTGGCCGCGCTGCACGAGGTGTACGCCGGCGCCGCCCCCGCCGGGTCGTGCGCGCTCGGCTCGGTGAAGACCAACATCGGGCACCTCGACGCCGCCGCCGGGATCGCCGGGCTGATCAAGGCGGTGCTCGCCGTCCGGCACGGGGTGATCCCGCCGAACCTGCACTTCACCCGGCCGCACCCCGAGATCGACTTCACCGCCGGCCCGTTCTACGTGCCCACCAAGATGCGGGACTGGCCGCAGGTGCCGCGCCGGGTGGCCGGGGTCAGCGCGTTCGGGCTCGGCGGCACCAACGCCCACGTAATGGTCGAGCAGCCGCCCCCCGCCGACCCGGCCGAAATCCCGGGCGACGGGCCGTGGCTGCTGCCGGTCTCCGCGCGTACCCCGGTGGCGCTGCGCGCGGCGCTCACCCGGCTCCGGGCCCACCTGGCCGGCGCCGCCCCGGCGCTGCCCGAGGTGGCCGCCACCCTGGCGCTCGGGCGGCGGGTCTTCGCGCACCGGGCCGCCGTCGTCGCCGCCGACCTGCCCGGCGCGCTCGCCGCGCTGGACGTGCTGCTCGACACCGAAGCCCGGGTCGCCGGCGCGGGCGGCCCGCTGCGTGAGCTGGCGGCCGGCTGGGTCGCCGGGCAGGACGTCGACTGGGACGCCCTGCATCCCGAGGGCACGGTCCGACGTACCGGGCTGCCCACCTATCCGTTCCAGCGCCAGCGGCACTGGATCGACCCCGTGCAGAAAGGCCCACGGTGAACTGGTTCGTCTCCGCCGGAATCCGATCCCACGCGGCGGTGCAGTTGTTCTGCCTGCCCTATGCCGGTGGCGGCGCGAGCGTCTTCCGGCGCTGGCAGGAGGGGATCGGCCCGGACGTCGAGGTGCTGCCGGTGCAGCTGCCCGGCCGGGAGAACCGGATCACCGAGGACCCGCGCTTCGACATCGCCGACGTCGCCGCCGCCATCGCCTCGCGCGCCGACCGCCCGTACGCGATCTACGGCCACTCGATGGGCGGCCGGGTCGGCTTCGAGGTGGTCCGGGAGCTGCGCCGGACGGGGGCGCCGCTGCCGGTGCGGCTGTACGTCGGCGGGGCCCGTGCCCCGCACGTCACCGCGGCCAGCCTCTTCGACGGGCTGTCCCAGGTGGACGACGAGGAGCTGCTGCGCCGCCTCGGCGACGGTGGCGGCCTTCCCGCCGCGCTGCTGGAGCACCCCGAGCTGGTGGAGCTGCTGCTGCCGCTGCTGCGCGCCGACTTCGGCCGGGTCGACAGCTACCGGTACGTCCCGGGCGAGCCGCTGCCGGTGCCGATCGTCGCGTTCAGCGGCCGCCACGACGGGGCGGTGACCCGCTCGCACAGTGCCGCCTGGGCGGAGCACACGGCCGCCGGGTTCACCCTGCACGAGATCGACGGCGGGCACTTCTTCCTGCAGGACCGGCTGCCCGAGCTGCTGGCCGTGCTCCGTACCGACCTCGCCGCGGCCCGCACCGGGTCGCCGGCCGCCACCCCGCCGGTCTCCGGCGTCGGGCACCGGGTGCCGCTCGGCGACACCGGCTGGTCGGTGTGGCGGGACGCGATCCTGCGTGGCACCGGCTTCCCGGCGGACGGGCTGACCCTGTTCCACGCGCCGCGCGCCGCCGCTGCGGCCGACGAGCTGCTCGCCACCGGCTGCGACGCGGACCGGTTCGACAAGGAGTTCGACGAGGCGGTCCGCGCGGGTGCCCACCGGATCAGCGAGCTGGCCGGCCAACCGCTGCTGCGCGAGGCCGTCACCTGGCAGAATCCCGGCGCGCTCCTCGCGTTGGACGGCCTGGCCCGGGGCGGCGGCGACGCGGCCCGCAACGTGCGCCGCCGGGACCGGGAACGCGCCCTGCTCAAGTACTGGCAGCGCTACTGCGGCAAGAACGAGACGGTCGGCTTCTTCGGCCCCAGCTGCTGGGTCACCGTCGATCCGAGCCTGCCCGAGGTCGCCCGGATCAGTCCCGGGCCGGGGCTGACCCGCCGCCGCTGGGTCTGGTTCGAGTCGTGGGCGCTGGCCGCGTACGCCGACGCGCTCGGCACGGACCTGGCCGTGCGCCGCTGGTGGCCGCCGATGCTCTGCCCCACCTGAGCCTGCGCGACCGCGCCGTGCTGCGGCCCGGCCGGCCGCCGGTGGCCCTGACCCCGGTGGAGGCGGCGCTGCTCGGCGCCATCGACGGCCGGCGGCCCGCGCACGAGCTGGTGACCGACCCGGCTGTCGGGCTGCGCCGCCCCGAGGACGGCTACGCGCTGCTGGACCGGCTGGTGGCCCGGGAGCTGATCACCTGGGACGGCGCGCTGCCGGTCAGCCCCGAGGCCGAACAGGTGCTCACCACTCGGATCGAGGCCATCGGCGACGAGCCGCTGCGGACGGCGGCGCGGGCCGGGTGGGACCGGCTGCGCGCCGCGCGGGACGCGGTCGCCGCCGCGGCCGGCGACCCGGACCGGCTGCGCGCCGCCCTTGAGGCGCTCAACGCCACCTTCACCGAGCTGACCGGGGCGGCGCCCCGGCGGCGGGACGGCCAGATGTACGCCGGCCGGACGATCTGCTACGAGGACACCAGCCGCGACCTCGACGTGGTCTTCGGCGGGCCGCTGTTGGCCGACCTCGCCGCCCCGCTCGACGTGCTGCTGCGCGCCGCCCGGTGGATGGTGGACGCGCTGGCCGAGGCGTACGGGGAGGTGTTCCGGGGGCTCTACGAGGAGCTGCGCACCGAGACCGGTGACGGGCAGGTGGCCCTCTCCGACCTCTGGTTCCTGGTGCAGGGCCTGTTCTGGGGCACCGGTGAACGGCCGGTCGACGCGGTGTCCGCCGAGTTCGCGGCGCGCTGGGCCGGGCTGTTCGGGCTGGACACGCTGCCCGCCGGCACCACCGAGGTCCGGTTGCGGGTCGCCGACCTCGCCGCGCGCGTCGACGAGGTCTTCCCCGGCACCCGGCCGGACTGGTCCAACGCCGTGCTGCACAGCCCCGACCTGCAGATCTGCGCGACCGATGCGGACGCGCTGCGGCGCGGCGAGTACACCGTGGTGCTCGGCGAGCTGCACGCGGCCTGGTCGTCGTTCGACTGCGCGGTCTTCACCCCGTCGCACCCGGACGTCGAGCGGCTGCGCGCGGCGCTCGCCGCCGACCTCGGCGAGCGGCGGATCCGGCTGCTGTTCCCGGACGACTGGCCGCGCCGCACCAGCCGCACCGCCGAGTCCCTGACCGGCCCGACCGACCGGCACCTGGCGTTCCAGCCGGCGTCCGGCGGGGAGCCGGGCCGGGTGCTGCCCACCGTGGACCTCACCGTCACCGACGCCGACGGCCAGCTGGTCGCCACCGCCCCGGACGGCCAGCGCTGGCCGCTCACCGAGGTCTTCGCCGAGCTGCTCAGCGCGCACGCGGTGGACGGCTTCAAGCTGGTCGCCGCCGCGCCGTACACCCCCCGGATCACACTCGACAACCTGGTGGTGGCCCGGCAGACCTGGCGTACCACGGTGGGGGAGAGCGGCCTCGCCGCGGCAACCAGGGAGCGGGACCGGTTCCTGGCGGTCCGGGACTGGCGCCGCCGGCTCGGGCTGCCCGAGCAGGTCTACGTCAAACTCGGCACCGAGACCAAGCCCTGCTTCGTCGACCTGGGCAGCCCCGCCTTCGCGAACATGTTCTGCGCCATGGTCCGTGCCGCCCGGGTCGACGGCGGGGACGGGGTGTCGCTGGTGGTCAGCGAGATGCTGCCCACTCCGGACGAGGCGTGGGTGCCCGACGGCGACGGCCGGCGGTACTTCAGCGAGCTGCGCCTGCAGATCGTGGACGACCACCGGGAGGTCAGCCGATGAGCCA comes from Micromonospora viridifaciens and encodes:
- a CDS encoding thioesterase II family protein, yielding MNWFVSAGIRSHAAVQLFCLPYAGGGASVFRRWQEGIGPDVEVLPVQLPGRENRITEDPRFDIADVAAAIASRADRPYAIYGHSMGGRVGFEVVRELRRTGAPLPVRLYVGGARAPHVTAASLFDGLSQVDDEELLRRLGDGGGLPAALLEHPELVELLLPLLRADFGRVDSYRYVPGEPLPVPIVAFSGRHDGAVTRSHSAAWAEHTAAGFTLHEIDGGHFFLQDRLPELLAVLRTDLAAARTGSPAATPPVSGVGHRVPLGDTGWSVWRDAILRGTGFPADGLTLFHAPRAAAAADELLATGCDADRFDKEFDEAVRAGAHRISELAGQPLLREAVTWQNPGALLALDGLARGGGDAARNVRRRDRERALLKYWQRYCGKNETVGFFGPSCWVTVDPSLPEVARISPGPGLTRRRWVWFESWALAAYADALGTDLAVRRWWPPMLCPT
- a CDS encoding AMP-binding protein, which encodes MIVNRFGAVAARHEDRPALLGETQDVSYGELAGVAGGHAAAFVAAGVRPGDRIALLTAHGAPTVAALLGALAAGCAYVPCDPGFPVDRLRHMLAAAGVGAIACAAEHRGLADALADGRAVVPLDAVPPAPLRPVAVDPDALAYVLFTSGSTGVPKAVGQTHRNLAHVVDNQIAALAVAPDDRLSLLASFSFDAAIPDLYPALLTGAAVVPVDLRRQGLAYAVDQLDRHRATVLHCTPTVYRHLLDTLGERRLAAVRVVLLGGEQATWADALRGRDRFAPDCELVNGYGATEMTFVARYRARLSEVDDVATGPLPIGTPFPGYEVRLAPDTDEIVVRSPHLAPGYLNQDSDRFGVDADGVRTYRTGDLGRRLPGGDLVCLGRLDRQVKVRGHRVELTEIEAVLAAQPGVAGVRAIARDGELLAYARPADGIRPDGASLRAALAAALPGYALPRAVVVLDEFPLTVTGKVDERALPDPDGPVPAGEAPATDTERIVHDIWCAVLGRDAVGRTASFFDVGGQSLLLGQVQQRLAERFGVRLPMLRLFDHPTVAGQAALVDAPAEAVRAPVRPAPAEAVRAPVLPGPAALAAPAEAAREYTGDEIAVVGLAGRFPGAPDVATFWWNLCTGVDAIHDHTDEELAVLGIGPGLRNDPRHVRATGRLDGVADFDAELFSFGADEAARTDPQHRLFLEAAWEALEDAGHDPQRFPGLVGVYLATSANRYFLFHLMDNPAVVGDVDPDDWEARLVGRQFTDHLPGQVAYRLGLTGPALAVQSACSSSLVAVCVAAQSLADYQCDIALAGGVSVTWPRHRHTPGGMASPDGRCRAFDEGANGSGFGSGVGVVALRRLADAQADGDRIYAVLPGWAVTNDGPDRAGFAVPGPAGQAAAVANALAAAEVAPGEVRFVEGHGSGTPLGDAIEVAALHEVYAGAAPAGSCALGSVKTNIGHLDAAAGIAGLIKAVLAVRHGVIPPNLHFTRPHPEIDFTAGPFYVPTKMRDWPQVPRRVAGVSAFGLGGTNAHVMVEQPPPADPAEIPGDGPWLLPVSARTPVALRAALTRLRAHLAGAAPALPEVAATLALGRRVFAHRAAVVAADLPGALAALDVLLDTEARVAGAGGPLRELAAGWVAGQDVDWDALHPEGTVRRTGLPTYPFQRQRHWIDPVQKGPR
- a CDS encoding lantibiotic dehydratase, coding for MAADALPHLSLRDRAVLRPGRPPVALTPVEAALLGAIDGRRPAHELVTDPAVGLRRPEDGYALLDRLVARELITWDGALPVSPEAEQVLTTRIEAIGDEPLRTAARAGWDRLRAARDAVAAAAGDPDRLRAALEALNATFTELTGAAPRRRDGQMYAGRTICYEDTSRDLDVVFGGPLLADLAAPLDVLLRAARWMVDALAEAYGEVFRGLYEELRTETGDGQVALSDLWFLVQGLFWGTGERPVDAVSAEFAARWAGLFGLDTLPAGTTEVRLRVADLAARVDEVFPGTRPDWSNAVLHSPDLQICATDADALRRGEYTVVLGELHAAWSSFDCAVFTPSHPDVERLRAALAADLGERRIRLLFPDDWPRRTSRTAESLTGPTDRHLAFQPASGGEPGRVLPTVDLTVTDADGQLVATAPDGQRWPLTEVFAELLSAHAVDGFKLVAAAPYTPRITLDNLVVARQTWRTTVGESGLAAATRERDRFLAVRDWRRRLGLPEQVYVKLGTETKPCFVDLGSPAFANMFCAMVRAARVDGGDGVSLVVSEMLPTPDEAWVPDGDGRRYFSELRLQIVDDHREVSR